A genomic window from Punica granatum isolate Tunisia-2019 chromosome 2, ASM765513v2, whole genome shotgun sequence includes:
- the LOC116196421 gene encoding pentatricopeptide repeat-containing protein At1g80150, mitochondrial isoform X1 codes for MLSLRPSRRLCHSAAAAAISCVNSSATVSSSVQNPKRIEEPALIKLKSERDPEKLFHLFKANAHNRLVVENRFAFEDTVSRLAGAGRFDYIEELLEQQKALPQGRREGFIVRIIMLYGKAGMIKQSVDTFSNMHLFGCKRTVKSFNATLQVLVQTRDLEAIQAFFLEMPSKFHVELDVISLNIVIKALCEMCVLDRAYSIMVEMERVGIRPDVVTYTTLISAFYKSNRGEVGNGLWNLMVLKSCLPNLATFNVRVQYLVNRHRAWEANRLLKVMIKIRMKPDEVTYNLVIKGFFLIGDLKMAKRVYSALHGNGYKPNMKIYQTMIHYLCREDSRLSMKYVIMGRAPRRCWTLQLFVYYPCRNQSNQKKQPSSCSSEGLDFVGPFED; via the exons ATGCTCTCTCTGCGACCGAGTCGCAGATTATGCCACTCCGCTGCCGCCGCTGCAATTTCGTGTGTGAACTCCTCTGCAACTGTTTCCAGCTCCGTTCAAAACCCTAAACGCATTGAGGAGCCCGCCCTTATCAAGCTCAAATCCGAGCGAGATCCTGAGAAGTTGTTCCATCTCTTCAAGGCCAATGCCCACAACCGGTTGGTTGTCGAGAACAGATTTGCATTTGAGGACACCGTTTCCCGGCTTGCTGGTGCTGGACGGTTCGATTACATTGAGGAACTGCTCGAGCAACAGAAGGCCCTACCGCAGGGCCGCCGAGAAGGTTTCATTGTCAGGATCATAATGCTGTATGGGAAGGCTGGGATGATCAAGCAGTCCGTTGACACTTTCAGTAATATGCATCTCTTTGGATGCAAGAGGACCGTGAAATCTTTCAATGCCACGTTGCAGGTCTTGGTCCAAACCCGGGATTTAGAGGCCATCCAGGCATTCTTCCTTGAAATGCCTTCAAAGTTTCATGTTGAGCTGGATGTGATTTCTTTGAACATTGTTATTAAAGCACTTTGTGAAATGTGCGTGTTGGATAGGGCTTATTCTATAATGGTGGAGATGGAGAGGGTGGGAATCAGACCTGATGTTGTTACCTACACAACCCTGATTTCCGCATTTTATAAGAGTAACCGTGGGGAAGTGGGCAATGGGTTGTGGAATTTGATGGTGCTGAAGAGCTGTTTACCGAATCTGGCGACGTTTAATGTTAGGGTTCAATATTTGGTTAACAGGCATAGAGCATGGGAGGCCAATCGTTTGTTGAAAGTGATGATAAAAATCAGGATGAAGCCCGATGAGGTTACTTACAATTTGGTAATCAAAGGTTTCTTCCTTATTGGGGATCTCAAAATGGCCAAGAGGGTCTACTCTGCCCTTCATGGGAATGGGTATAAGCCGAATATGAAGATTTATCAGACCATGATTCATTATCTCTGCAGGGAGG ATTCGAGACTTTCAATGAAATATGTCATAATGGGAAGAGCTCCGCGCAGATGCTGGACGTTGCAACTGTTT gtATATTATCCCTGCAGGAACCAGAGCAATCAGAAGAAGCAACCATCCTCTTGCAGTTCTGAG GGCTTGGATTTTGTTGGGCCTTTTGAAGATTGA
- the LOC116196421 gene encoding pentatricopeptide repeat-containing protein At1g80150, mitochondrial isoform X2, whose amino-acid sequence MLSLRPSRRLCHSAAAAAISCVNSSATVSSSVQNPKRIEEPALIKLKSERDPEKLFHLFKANAHNRLVVENRFAFEDTVSRLAGAGRFDYIEELLEQQKALPQGRREGFIVRIIMLYGKAGMIKQSVDTFSNMHLFGCKRTVKSFNATLQVLVQTRDLEAIQAFFLEMPSKFHVELDVISLNIVIKALCEMCVLDRAYSIMVEMERVGIRPDVVTYTTLISAFYKSNRGEVGNGLWNLMVLKSCLPNLATFNVRVQYLVNRHRAWEANRLLKVMIKIRMKPDEVTYNLVIKGFFLIGDLKMAKRVYSALHGNGYKPNMKIYQTMIHYLCREDSRLSMKYVIMGRAPRRCWTLQLFEPEQSEEATILLQF is encoded by the exons ATGCTCTCTCTGCGACCGAGTCGCAGATTATGCCACTCCGCTGCCGCCGCTGCAATTTCGTGTGTGAACTCCTCTGCAACTGTTTCCAGCTCCGTTCAAAACCCTAAACGCATTGAGGAGCCCGCCCTTATCAAGCTCAAATCCGAGCGAGATCCTGAGAAGTTGTTCCATCTCTTCAAGGCCAATGCCCACAACCGGTTGGTTGTCGAGAACAGATTTGCATTTGAGGACACCGTTTCCCGGCTTGCTGGTGCTGGACGGTTCGATTACATTGAGGAACTGCTCGAGCAACAGAAGGCCCTACCGCAGGGCCGCCGAGAAGGTTTCATTGTCAGGATCATAATGCTGTATGGGAAGGCTGGGATGATCAAGCAGTCCGTTGACACTTTCAGTAATATGCATCTCTTTGGATGCAAGAGGACCGTGAAATCTTTCAATGCCACGTTGCAGGTCTTGGTCCAAACCCGGGATTTAGAGGCCATCCAGGCATTCTTCCTTGAAATGCCTTCAAAGTTTCATGTTGAGCTGGATGTGATTTCTTTGAACATTGTTATTAAAGCACTTTGTGAAATGTGCGTGTTGGATAGGGCTTATTCTATAATGGTGGAGATGGAGAGGGTGGGAATCAGACCTGATGTTGTTACCTACACAACCCTGATTTCCGCATTTTATAAGAGTAACCGTGGGGAAGTGGGCAATGGGTTGTGGAATTTGATGGTGCTGAAGAGCTGTTTACCGAATCTGGCGACGTTTAATGTTAGGGTTCAATATTTGGTTAACAGGCATAGAGCATGGGAGGCCAATCGTTTGTTGAAAGTGATGATAAAAATCAGGATGAAGCCCGATGAGGTTACTTACAATTTGGTAATCAAAGGTTTCTTCCTTATTGGGGATCTCAAAATGGCCAAGAGGGTCTACTCTGCCCTTCATGGGAATGGGTATAAGCCGAATATGAAGATTTATCAGACCATGATTCATTATCTCTGCAGGGAGG ATTCGAGACTTTCAATGAAATATGTCATAATGGGAAGAGCTCCGCGCAGATGCTGGACGTTGCAACTGTTT GAACCAGAGCAATCAGAAGAAGCAACCATCCTCTTGCAGTTCTGA
- the LOC116196652 gene encoding TMV resistance protein N-like isoform X1, with product MSSVDEYEVFLSFRGPDTRQGLTDVLYDYMDTAGIRVFRDDDELAPGDKITNILPAIKNSELCIPIFSKTFADSSWCLREVERMVELKKEIVPIFYQVSPNDVKLNTELFQKQLKGHEKKYEKGQVEKWEEALRSIAKIKGREVMTTGYTKFCKVFVEEVMIKLKPRKRYDIAPLVGIDGQLDSAMKLLDIQSNDDVRYIGIHGMGGIGKTTLAKFVFNKISARFDCSTFLENVREIAAHHGIEYLQETLLNGLDPKLTRQLDLHEKIKKSFCKRKVLIFLDDVDGWEQIEKLAGKSTWFGSGSRIIVTTRDKDVLVIGEEKLNEDDVWHLEMGTLNPDDALRLFSIYAFQKESPPPAFRELSEEAVSVTGGLPLALMVIGSLLHNKDGRVWKDIIDRSKRIPLKEVKERLRISYDNLEHEQKQIFLDVACFFIDIDKTKPLYMWDACEYYPHWALGVLCSRSLVKISDGDRIWMHDQLRDLGRDLVREESLNDPKKRSRIWAREEAMQVLMSKEENENPEGLRLNYHVDGDRWRLKRIGLIGSLKKLRFLDLGMVVLQQDFKDRLPNLRWLCWRPRDGNKGRSVSKFCFLPDPFGHVPVFISMNLVILDFSSSHISEKWEGWSQLQNAKNLKVIDLTEAICLERTPNFPTGMTLERLILARCKCLVSIDSSIGNLRCLRYLNLEQCDSLCGLPEEFSLLENLTEVVVTKTRIKSFGFPNSIHNLVQLKCVKLNNLELGNLVNSLDAIGELKLLVELDLGGTRIVELPQSIGGLENLKLLLKGCEALKALPDSMGGLKSLVKLDLSGTDIIQLPDSIGRLQSLEEVYLTQCKQLRQLPESLGALGKLKKLEAQSADLLKGLPSEMSGLSSLISMDLSRSRVCQLPSSIIHLSHLQSLRLHGCYRLEDVPDLPPSLTLLDLRSNSPKEGWRLSNLMKLTNMKVEGHLYLDGIGSLHRLTELELRLWSITTIPSEFGSLSQLKKLVLDCPKLKEVSQLPPNLEEMVLDQTSIDIDLPNFQLEEFIQFTSCQLLE from the exons ATGTCGTCAGTTGATGAATATGAGGTGTTCCTAAGCTTCAGAGGGCCGGATACCCGGCAGGGTCTCACCGATGTTCTCTATGACTATATGGACACGGCCGGAATTCGTGTTTTCAGGGACGACGACGAGCTCGCCCCCGGAGATAAGATCACCAACATCCTGCCAGCTATTAAGAACTCTGAGCTATGTATCCCGATTTTCTCCAAAACCTTTGCTGACAGCTCGTGGTGCCTTCGTGAAGTTGAAAGGATGGTGGAACTTAAGAAAGAGATCGTGCCCATCTTCTACCAAGTATCACCGAATGATGTTAAGCTAAACACAGAATTGTTCCAGAAGCAACTGAAGGGGCATGAGAAGAAGTACGAGAAAGGACAAGTGGAAAAGTGGGAGGAAGCTCTCAGATCAATCGCTAAAATCAAGGGGCGAGAAGTGATGACTACCGG CTACACGAAGTTTTGCAAGGTGTTTGTTGAAGAGGTTATGATTAAGCTGAAACCGAGAAAAAGATATGATATTGCTCCTTTGGTGGGAATAGATGGTCAATTAGACTCTGCAATGAAATTGTTGGACATTCAATCAAATGATGATGTGCGGTATATTGGAATCCATGGAATGGGTGGCATTGGCAAGACAACTCTTGCTAAGTTCGTTTTCAACAAAATATCAGCTCGTTTTGATTGTAGTACCTTCCTTGAGAATGTGCGAGAGATTGCAGCGCATCATGGTATTGAATATCTGCAAGAAACGCTTCTAAATGGTCTTGACCCCAAGTTGACAAGACAATTAGATTTACATGAGAAGATCAAAAAGAGCTTTTGTAAAAGGAAAGTCCTTATTTTTCTTGATGATGTTGATGGTTGGGAACAAATCGAGAAGCTTGCAGGAAAGTCCACATGGTTTGGTTCAGGAAGCAGGATAATTGTGACAACTAGGGACAAAGACGTGCTGGTGATTGGAGAAGAAAAACTAAACGAAGACGATGTTTGGCATTTGGAGATGGGGACACTAAATCCTGATGATGCATTGCGGCTTTTCAGTATATACGCGTTTCAGAAAGaatctcctcctcctgctTTTAGAGAACTTTCTGAAGAAGCTGTTTCTGTAACTGGCGGACTTCCTCTGGCTCTTATGGTAATTGGGTCACTTCTCCACAACAAAGATGGTAGGGTATGGAAAGATATCATAGACAGGTCAAAAAGAATACCTTTGAAAGAGGTGAAGGAAAGGCTGAGAATAAGTTATGACAACTTAGAGCATGAACAAAAGCAAATATTTCTTGACGTAGCATGTTTCTTTATTGACATCGATAAAACAAAACCATTATATATGTGGGATGCCTGTGAATATTACCCACACTGGGCGCTTGGAGTCCTGTGTTCCAGGTCCTTGGTAAAGATTTCGGACGGTGATCGAATATGGATGCATGATCAACTCAGGGACCTTGGTAGGGATCTTGTTCGTGAGGAGAGTTTGAACGATCCGAAAAAGCGTAGTAGGATATGGGCGCGAGAGGAAGCAATGCAAGTTCTGATGAGTAAAGAG GAAAATGAGAACCCAGAGGGACTCAGGCTAAATTACCATGTGGATGGAGACCGTTGGAGACTAAAGCGGATTGGATTAATTGGAAgcttaaaaaaattgagatttcTTGACTTGGGAATGGTGGTACTTCAGCAGGACTTCAAAGATCGTCTTCCAAATTTAAGATGGCTTTGTTGGCGGCCGCGTGATGGTAACAAGGGAAGGTCTGTCTCTAAGTTTTGTTTTCTCCCTGATCCATTTGGACATGTGCCCGTTTTCATTTCAATGAATTTAGTCATTCTCGACTTCTCCTCAAGTCACATCAGCGAAAAGTGGGAAGGATGGAGCCAGTTGCAG AATGCAAAGAACTTGAAAGTTATTGATCTCACAGAAGCTATTTGTTTAGAGAGGACACCCAATTTCCCTACTGGAATGACTTTAGAAAGATTGATTCTTGCACGCTGCAAGTGTTTGGTTTCTATTGACAGCTCCATAGGCAATCTAAGGTGCCTAAGGTACTTGAACCTTGAGCAATGTGATTCTCTTTGTGGATTACCCGAAGAATTTAGTCTCCTAGAAAACTTGACCGAGGTGGTTGTCACGAAAACAAGAATTAAATCTTTCGGCTTTCCGAATTCCATCCATAATTTAGTGCAGCTCAAGTGCGTCAAACTAAACAATTTAGAACTGGGAAATCTTGTCAACTCGCTTGATGCGATTGGGGAGTTGAAATTACTGGTAGAATTGGATCTGGGAGGCACGAGAATCGTTGAGCTGCCCCAATCAATTGGAGGACTGGAAAATCTAAAGCTGCTTCTAAAGGGTTGTGAAGCACTAAAAGCACTTCCTGACTCAATGGGTGGATTGAAGTCACTAGTCAAACTAGATTTATCTGGGACCGATATAATACAGTTGCCTGACTCTATTGGGCGCCTGCAGAGTTTAGAAGAGGTTTATTTGACACAGTGCAAACAGTTGAGACAGCTACCCGAATCATTAGGCGCATTAGGGAAGCTCAAAAAGTTGGAAGCTCAATCAGCTGATCTTTTGAAGGGTCTTCCCTCAGAAATGTCGGGTCTTTCCTCTTTGATATCCATGGATCTCTCACGATCCAGAGTATGTCAATTACCCTCTTCCATCATTCATCTCTCCCATCTCCAATCTCTCAGACTACATGGTTGTTACAGGCTGGAAGATGTGCCCGATCTCCCGCCCAGTCTAACTCTGCTAGATCTCAGATCCAACTCCCCAAAAGAAGGTTGGCGTCTCTCCAATCTGATGAAATTAACAAATATGAAAGTAGAAGGTCATCTCTACTTAGACGGGATTGGGAGCTTGCACCGTTTGACTGAGCTAGAGTTACGACTTTGGTCTATCACCACCATACCAAGTGAATTTGGTTCCTTATCTCAGCTCAAGAAACTTGTGTTAGATTGCCCAAAATTGAAGGAAGTCTCGCAGCTTCCTCCTAATTTAGAGGAGATGGTTCTTGACCAAACTAGCATTGATATAGATTTGCCCAATTTCCAGCTTGAAGAATTTATACAGTTTACAAGTTGTCAACTGCTCGAATGA
- the LOC116196652 gene encoding disease resistance protein RML1B-like isoform X2 codes for MIKLKPRKRYDIAPLVGIDGQLDSAMKLLDIQSNDDVRYIGIHGMGGIGKTTLAKFVFNKISARFDCSTFLENVREIAAHHGIEYLQETLLNGLDPKLTRQLDLHEKIKKSFCKRKVLIFLDDVDGWEQIEKLAGKSTWFGSGSRIIVTTRDKDVLVIGEEKLNEDDVWHLEMGTLNPDDALRLFSIYAFQKESPPPAFRELSEEAVSVTGGLPLALMVIGSLLHNKDGRVWKDIIDRSKRIPLKEVKERLRISYDNLEHEQKQIFLDVACFFIDIDKTKPLYMWDACEYYPHWALGVLCSRSLVKISDGDRIWMHDQLRDLGRDLVREESLNDPKKRSRIWAREEAMQVLMSKEENENPEGLRLNYHVDGDRWRLKRIGLIGSLKKLRFLDLGMVVLQQDFKDRLPNLRWLCWRPRDGNKGRSVSKFCFLPDPFGHVPVFISMNLVILDFSSSHISEKWEGWSQLQNAKNLKVIDLTEAICLERTPNFPTGMTLERLILARCKCLVSIDSSIGNLRCLRYLNLEQCDSLCGLPEEFSLLENLTEVVVTKTRIKSFGFPNSIHNLVQLKCVKLNNLELGNLVNSLDAIGELKLLVELDLGGTRIVELPQSIGGLENLKLLLKGCEALKALPDSMGGLKSLVKLDLSGTDIIQLPDSIGRLQSLEEVYLTQCKQLRQLPESLGALGKLKKLEAQSADLLKGLPSEMSGLSSLISMDLSRSRVCQLPSSIIHLSHLQSLRLHGCYRLEDVPDLPPSLTLLDLRSNSPKEGWRLSNLMKLTNMKVEGHLYLDGIGSLHRLTELELRLWSITTIPSEFGSLSQLKKLVLDCPKLKEVSQLPPNLEEMVLDQTSIDIDLPNFQLEEFIQFTSCQLLE; via the exons ATGATTAAGCTGAAACCGAGAAAAAGATATGATATTGCTCCTTTGGTGGGAATAGATGGTCAATTAGACTCTGCAATGAAATTGTTGGACATTCAATCAAATGATGATGTGCGGTATATTGGAATCCATGGAATGGGTGGCATTGGCAAGACAACTCTTGCTAAGTTCGTTTTCAACAAAATATCAGCTCGTTTTGATTGTAGTACCTTCCTTGAGAATGTGCGAGAGATTGCAGCGCATCATGGTATTGAATATCTGCAAGAAACGCTTCTAAATGGTCTTGACCCCAAGTTGACAAGACAATTAGATTTACATGAGAAGATCAAAAAGAGCTTTTGTAAAAGGAAAGTCCTTATTTTTCTTGATGATGTTGATGGTTGGGAACAAATCGAGAAGCTTGCAGGAAAGTCCACATGGTTTGGTTCAGGAAGCAGGATAATTGTGACAACTAGGGACAAAGACGTGCTGGTGATTGGAGAAGAAAAACTAAACGAAGACGATGTTTGGCATTTGGAGATGGGGACACTAAATCCTGATGATGCATTGCGGCTTTTCAGTATATACGCGTTTCAGAAAGaatctcctcctcctgctTTTAGAGAACTTTCTGAAGAAGCTGTTTCTGTAACTGGCGGACTTCCTCTGGCTCTTATGGTAATTGGGTCACTTCTCCACAACAAAGATGGTAGGGTATGGAAAGATATCATAGACAGGTCAAAAAGAATACCTTTGAAAGAGGTGAAGGAAAGGCTGAGAATAAGTTATGACAACTTAGAGCATGAACAAAAGCAAATATTTCTTGACGTAGCATGTTTCTTTATTGACATCGATAAAACAAAACCATTATATATGTGGGATGCCTGTGAATATTACCCACACTGGGCGCTTGGAGTCCTGTGTTCCAGGTCCTTGGTAAAGATTTCGGACGGTGATCGAATATGGATGCATGATCAACTCAGGGACCTTGGTAGGGATCTTGTTCGTGAGGAGAGTTTGAACGATCCGAAAAAGCGTAGTAGGATATGGGCGCGAGAGGAAGCAATGCAAGTTCTGATGAGTAAAGAG GAAAATGAGAACCCAGAGGGACTCAGGCTAAATTACCATGTGGATGGAGACCGTTGGAGACTAAAGCGGATTGGATTAATTGGAAgcttaaaaaaattgagatttcTTGACTTGGGAATGGTGGTACTTCAGCAGGACTTCAAAGATCGTCTTCCAAATTTAAGATGGCTTTGTTGGCGGCCGCGTGATGGTAACAAGGGAAGGTCTGTCTCTAAGTTTTGTTTTCTCCCTGATCCATTTGGACATGTGCCCGTTTTCATTTCAATGAATTTAGTCATTCTCGACTTCTCCTCAAGTCACATCAGCGAAAAGTGGGAAGGATGGAGCCAGTTGCAG AATGCAAAGAACTTGAAAGTTATTGATCTCACAGAAGCTATTTGTTTAGAGAGGACACCCAATTTCCCTACTGGAATGACTTTAGAAAGATTGATTCTTGCACGCTGCAAGTGTTTGGTTTCTATTGACAGCTCCATAGGCAATCTAAGGTGCCTAAGGTACTTGAACCTTGAGCAATGTGATTCTCTTTGTGGATTACCCGAAGAATTTAGTCTCCTAGAAAACTTGACCGAGGTGGTTGTCACGAAAACAAGAATTAAATCTTTCGGCTTTCCGAATTCCATCCATAATTTAGTGCAGCTCAAGTGCGTCAAACTAAACAATTTAGAACTGGGAAATCTTGTCAACTCGCTTGATGCGATTGGGGAGTTGAAATTACTGGTAGAATTGGATCTGGGAGGCACGAGAATCGTTGAGCTGCCCCAATCAATTGGAGGACTGGAAAATCTAAAGCTGCTTCTAAAGGGTTGTGAAGCACTAAAAGCACTTCCTGACTCAATGGGTGGATTGAAGTCACTAGTCAAACTAGATTTATCTGGGACCGATATAATACAGTTGCCTGACTCTATTGGGCGCCTGCAGAGTTTAGAAGAGGTTTATTTGACACAGTGCAAACAGTTGAGACAGCTACCCGAATCATTAGGCGCATTAGGGAAGCTCAAAAAGTTGGAAGCTCAATCAGCTGATCTTTTGAAGGGTCTTCCCTCAGAAATGTCGGGTCTTTCCTCTTTGATATCCATGGATCTCTCACGATCCAGAGTATGTCAATTACCCTCTTCCATCATTCATCTCTCCCATCTCCAATCTCTCAGACTACATGGTTGTTACAGGCTGGAAGATGTGCCCGATCTCCCGCCCAGTCTAACTCTGCTAGATCTCAGATCCAACTCCCCAAAAGAAGGTTGGCGTCTCTCCAATCTGATGAAATTAACAAATATGAAAGTAGAAGGTCATCTCTACTTAGACGGGATTGGGAGCTTGCACCGTTTGACTGAGCTAGAGTTACGACTTTGGTCTATCACCACCATACCAAGTGAATTTGGTTCCTTATCTCAGCTCAAGAAACTTGTGTTAGATTGCCCAAAATTGAAGGAAGTCTCGCAGCTTCCTCCTAATTTAGAGGAGATGGTTCTTGACCAAACTAGCATTGATATAGATTTGCCCAATTTCCAGCTTGAAGAATTTATACAGTTTACAAGTTGTCAACTGCTCGAATGA
- the LOC116196655 gene encoding probable nucleoredoxin 1, protein MPDISHLKNLVRLNVSWCPCLIEIPGLGKLTHLQHLGIDYCDSLRKLEKPQNLKEPIKVHFIGCDKLSRRSYREWKVPTTIAMGIDTGEEEANILESILVSGCLDFVITNGRANVQVSDLLGKSVLLYFSTYQSPSCYALFLKLVEAYHEKKAKDEAFEVIFIPFVHDRVAFKKYFSRMPWLALPFDDPRILSLFSKLEIHDIPKLVALGPRGQIITEEGRSLLEAYGADAYPFTDDHIEDMVNSWPEKLPHALHCHELQLTPWVHYTCDGCQEMGSV, encoded by the exons ATGCCTGACATCTCGCACCTGAAGAATCTAGTGAGACTCAATGTTTCATGGTGTCCATGTCTAATTGAGATTCCGGGCCTTGGGAAACTAACACACTTGCAACATCTTGGCATTGACTATTGTGACTCCTTGAGAAAGTTAGAGAAGCCACAGAATCTGAAAGAGCCCATAAAAGTGCACTTCATCGGATGTGACAAGTTAAGCAGACGATCCTATCGAGAATGGAAg GTGCCGACGACCATTGCAATGGGCATAGACACCGGCGAGGAGGAAGCTAACATATTGGAATCAATCTTGGTATCGGGATGTCTAGATTTTGTCATTACAAATGGAAGAGCTAACGTCCAGGTTTCTGATTTATTGGGTAAGAGCGTCCTCCTCTACTTCTCTACTTATCAGAGCCCTTCTTGCTATGCTTTGTTTTTGAAGCTTGTCGAAGCATACCATGAGAAGAAGGCGAAAGATGAGGCCTTTGAAGTAATATTCATCCCTTTCGTACATGATCGAGTTGCCtttaaaaaatacttttcaAGAATGCCGTGGCTGGCACTTCCTTTCGATGACCCAAGGATCTTATCATTGTTTTCCAAACTTGAGATCCATGATATACCTAAGCTGGTAGCTCTAGGGCCAAGGGGTCAAATAATCACCGAAGAAGGCAGAAGCTTATTAGAAGCTTACGGGGCGGACGCTTATCCTTTCACCGATGACCACATCGAGGATATGGTGAACAGTTGGCCCGAGAAGTTGCCACACGCACTGCACTGCCATGAGCTTCAGCTCACCCCGTGGGTCCATTACACATGTGACGGTTGCCAAGAAATGGGATCTGTATAG